A single region of the Streptomyces vilmorinianum genome encodes:
- a CDS encoding carbohydrate ABC transporter permease, which yields MPARGSRGSRGSRGFSTPTPAANATRYLLLTLVLLLTIGPFLWQLSTSLKGPGEDVYSRTPDFLPREVTFSNYAQVADTIPVWTYALNSLTVAAIAVAGNVVGATLAGFALSRLRFRGARLVLGLFLATLVLPGEVTIVSQYVTVRSMGLTDTLVGVALPGAIAMLNVLLMYTAFQAVPPDLDAAALVDGASVWQRLVHVGLPNVRGMLSVVVIFTFIGAWDDFLWPLIVLNDPERYTLTVGLQYLDGTFSANPRLIAAGTMIAFLPIVAVFAALQRFFFKGVEEGAIKG from the coding sequence ATGCCCGCACGAGGATCACGGGGATCACGGGGATCACGGGGATTCTCCACGCCCACCCCGGCCGCGAACGCGACGCGCTATCTGCTCCTGACGCTGGTCCTGCTGCTCACGATCGGCCCGTTCCTGTGGCAGCTGTCCACCTCGCTCAAGGGCCCGGGCGAGGACGTCTACTCCCGTACGCCGGACTTCCTGCCGCGCGAGGTGACGTTCTCCAACTACGCCCAGGTCGCCGACACCATCCCGGTGTGGACCTATGCGCTCAACTCGCTGACCGTGGCGGCGATCGCGGTGGCCGGCAACGTCGTGGGCGCCACCCTCGCCGGATTCGCGCTCTCCCGGCTGCGGTTCCGCGGGGCGCGGCTGGTGCTCGGCCTGTTCCTGGCCACGCTGGTGCTGCCCGGCGAGGTCACGATCGTCTCGCAGTACGTGACGGTGCGCAGCATGGGCCTGACGGACACCCTCGTCGGGGTGGCGCTGCCCGGGGCGATCGCCATGCTGAACGTGCTGCTGATGTACACGGCCTTCCAGGCCGTCCCGCCCGACCTCGACGCGGCCGCGCTCGTGGACGGCGCGAGCGTGTGGCAGCGCCTGGTGCATGTGGGGCTGCCCAACGTACGGGGCATGCTGAGCGTGGTCGTGATCTTCACGTTCATCGGCGCCTGGGACGACTTCCTGTGGCCGCTGATCGTCCTCAACGACCCCGAGCGGTACACCCTCACCGTCGGGCTCCAGTACCTCGACGGAACGTTCTCCGCCAATCCCCGGCTGATCGCGGCCGGCACCATGATCGCCTTTCTGCCGATCGTCGCCGTGTTCGCCGCGCTCCAGCGGTTCTTCTTCAAGGGCGTCGAGGAAGGCGCCATCAAGGGATGA
- a CDS encoding carbohydrate ABC transporter permease — protein MTHRRWFTPWLLAGPAVIWLAVFNLWPAVNTVILSFTNAKPLGGGHFSGLANYRRALDDEQLTDALVNSIVYLLICLPLLTLLPLLLALLVEKKLPGITFFRTAFYTPVVASAVVVGLIWGWVLDDRGLVNGLLGQLGAADQPVSFLTDRWLLLFSAIGLTAWKGLGYYMVIYLSALGNVGRELHEAAAVDGASAVRRFWHVTLPGVRTAMMLISVLISVSALRVFSELYVLSNGTGGPGGRDMSVVMLIQMYSRGFTGHIGYASALSLLLFVITVGPMLLLARLNRKAA, from the coding sequence ATGACACACCGGCGCTGGTTCACCCCGTGGCTGCTCGCCGGGCCGGCCGTGATCTGGCTCGCCGTCTTCAACCTGTGGCCCGCCGTGAACACGGTGATCCTGTCGTTCACCAACGCCAAACCGCTGGGCGGCGGACACTTCAGCGGCCTGGCCAACTACCGACGCGCCCTGGACGACGAGCAGTTGACCGACGCACTCGTCAACAGCATCGTCTATCTGCTGATCTGCCTGCCGCTGCTCACCCTGCTGCCGCTGCTGCTCGCGCTGCTGGTGGAGAAGAAGCTGCCGGGCATCACCTTCTTCCGTACCGCCTTCTACACGCCCGTCGTCGCCTCCGCCGTCGTCGTCGGGTTGATCTGGGGGTGGGTCCTGGACGACCGCGGCCTGGTCAACGGACTCCTCGGGCAGCTCGGGGCGGCCGATCAGCCGGTCTCCTTCCTCACCGACCGCTGGCTCCTGCTCTTCAGCGCCATCGGACTGACCGCGTGGAAGGGCCTCGGGTACTACATGGTCATCTACCTCTCCGCGCTCGGGAACGTGGGCCGGGAGCTGCACGAGGCGGCCGCCGTCGACGGGGCGTCGGCCGTGCGCCGCTTCTGGCACGTCACCCTGCCCGGTGTACGGACCGCCATGATGCTGATCTCCGTCCTGATCTCCGTCTCCGCGCTGCGGGTCTTCTCGGAGCTGTACGTCCTGTCCAACGGCACCGGCGGCCCGGGCGGCCGGGACATGTCGGTGGTGATGCTCATCCAGATGTACAGCCGCGGCTTCACCGGGCACATCGGATACGCCTCGGCCCTGAGCCTGCTGCTCTTCGTCATCACCGTCGGCCCGATGCTGCTCCTCGCACGGCTCAACCGGAAGGCGGCCTGA
- a CDS encoding ABC transporter substrate-binding protein: MRTSSHWIRLAVAAVAAVTLAGCGLGDPNGSDDAGAAGGGEVRGRVALQTWALKPKFTAYMEGVIDAFEKKHPGVRVEWLDQPGEGYSEKVLSQAAGGTLPDVVNLPPDFALPLVRQNMLLDVAGADPKLETDYVEGGTAAYRFAGHDGTYGYPWYLNTDVNYWNSALLTRYGLDPKKPPATLDELIAAARTVKQKSGGSVYLMSRKPGLMDFANAGVKLMSEDGESFTFNTPEAAAVLDTYRDAFKEGLLPQDVLTETYAGNTKLFTSGTAAWTTAGGNYITSLATDNPSLAPKVVSSPAMGTPPLYVQGLSVSRATKNRATALALARWVTNAENQAAFAHETSIFPSTKASASDPFFSESDGTNAGDAKVTAFASLAKATMLEPVQANDAIKTVINQQIALAMGGQAGSEEALDTAVARANQMLKD; encoded by the coding sequence TCCGGGGCAGGGTCGCGCTCCAGACCTGGGCCCTGAAGCCGAAGTTCACCGCGTACATGGAGGGCGTGATCGACGCCTTCGAGAAGAAGCACCCCGGTGTGCGGGTCGAGTGGCTCGACCAGCCCGGTGAGGGCTACTCGGAGAAGGTGCTCAGCCAGGCGGCCGGCGGCACCCTTCCCGACGTGGTCAACCTCCCGCCGGACTTCGCGCTGCCGCTGGTGAGGCAGAACATGCTGCTGGACGTGGCCGGGGCCGACCCGAAGCTGGAAACCGACTACGTCGAGGGCGGCACCGCCGCCTACCGCTTCGCCGGCCACGACGGCACGTACGGCTACCCCTGGTACCTCAACACCGACGTCAACTACTGGAACTCCGCGCTGCTCACCCGGTACGGCCTGGACCCGAAGAAGCCGCCGGCCACCCTGGACGAGCTGATCGCGGCGGCCAGGACGGTCAAGCAGAAGTCCGGCGGCTCGGTCTACCTGATGAGCCGCAAGCCGGGCCTGATGGACTTCGCCAACGCCGGCGTGAAGCTGATGTCCGAGGACGGCGAGAGCTTCACCTTCAACACCCCCGAGGCCGCGGCCGTCCTCGACACCTACCGCGACGCCTTCAAGGAGGGGCTGCTGCCCCAGGACGTCCTGACCGAGACGTACGCGGGCAACACCAAGCTGTTCACCTCGGGCACGGCCGCCTGGACCACCGCGGGCGGCAACTACATCACCTCGCTGGCGACGGACAACCCGAGCCTCGCCCCCAAGGTGGTCTCCTCCCCCGCCATGGGCACCCCGCCGCTGTACGTCCAGGGGCTCTCGGTCTCCCGGGCCACCAAGAACCGGGCCACCGCGCTCGCGCTCGCCCGGTGGGTCACCAACGCGGAGAACCAGGCCGCCTTCGCCCACGAGACGAGCATCTTCCCCTCCACGAAGGCCTCGGCCTCGGACCCCTTCTTCAGCGAGAGCGACGGCACCAACGCCGGGGACGCCAAGGTCACGGCGTTCGCCTCGCTCGCGAAGGCCACGATGCTGGAGCCCGTCCAGGCCAACGACGCGATCAAGACCGTGATCAACCAGCAGATCGCCCTCGCCATGGGCGGCCAGGCCGGCTCCGAGGAGGCCCTGGACACGGCGGTCGCCCGCGCGAACCAGATGCTGAAGGACTGA